Proteins encoded in a region of the Desulfurococcaceae archaeon genome:
- a CDS encoding site-specific DNA-methyltransferase, translating to MSYSEYLEYASKYGKVVVEGREIGLEPIAVRRLKPSSEELTDISTTVWSFPARGSWATHRGDYRGNWAPQIPRALIEMYTEPGDLVLDPMIGSGTTCVEARLLGRNCIGVDVNYNAVILALHRLYWLEEYARRWSGLVKPVEVENIEKTWSRIYHGDARRLLLISDDSVDLIAMHPPYWNIIEYGQEESVEGDLSRARTLEDYLKLMGEVAIELFRVLKRGGYLGVLIGDTRIHRHYVPVSHHVLRVFLETGFLLKEEVIKVQHRMKTTREVWSKVRERDFLLIYHEKLYIFRKPVNPDDAVKHRHSGKT from the coding sequence GTGAGCTACAGCGAGTACCTCGAGTACGCGTCAAAGTACGGTAAGGTAGTCGTGGAGGGCCGGGAGATCGGGCTCGAGCCGATAGCGGTCAGGAGGCTTAAGCCCTCCTCAGAGGAGCTAACGGACATCTCGACAACGGTGTGGAGCTTCCCCGCGAGGGGTTCTTGGGCCACCCATAGAGGCGATTACAGGGGCAACTGGGCTCCTCAAATACCCAGAGCGCTCATAGAGATGTACACTGAACCGGGCGACCTGGTACTGGACCCCATGATTGGCTCCGGGACCACGTGCGTGGAGGCCAGGTTACTGGGCAGGAACTGCATCGGGGTTGACGTAAACTACAACGCCGTTATACTGGCCCTTCACAGGCTCTACTGGCTAGAGGAATACGCTAGGAGGTGGAGCGGCCTAGTCAAGCCGGTTGAAGTGGAGAACATCGAGAAAACCTGGAGTAGGATATACCACGGTGACGCCAGGAGGTTACTCCTAATAAGCGACGACTCAGTAGACCTAATAGCGATGCACCCACCTTACTGGAACATCATCGAGTACGGCCAGGAGGAAAGCGTTGAGGGAGACCTCTCGAGGGCGAGGACGCTGGAGGATTACTTGAAGCTCATGGGCGAGGTTGCCATAGAGCTTTTCAGGGTCTTGAAGCGCGGAGGATACCTGGGCGTCTTAATAGGTGATACCAGGATTCACAGGCACTACGTTCCGGTATCCCACCACGTGCTACGAGTATTCCTGGAAACGGGCTTCCTGCTCAAGGAAGAGGTGATCAAGGTTCAGCACAGGATGAAAACCACTAGAGAGGTCTGGAGCAAAGTGAGGGAAAGGGACTTCCTGCTAATATACCACGAAAAGCTGTACATATTTAGAAAGCCCGTGAACCCCGACGACGCAGTCAAGCACAGGCATAGCGGGAAGACCTGA
- a CDS encoding ATPase domain-containing protein, with protein MKVVCTLAAEPEFTTGMRELDELIGGIRGPYMLLIVGHPGAGKSTLASQICYVNALKGHKCLYMSFYESKEKLFRNVAKLGINLVEAENKGLLVHVKLPVAATQEVLDTISRLVTKDSYRVVVVDSINPLMDFLKRKEQRAILLNFFYNLVDAINGLLVVVSEVPLGKEALSLGSIEFVADAIVYLKHRVSRGLVTRILEIRKVRGAPLTVVEVPFSIINVKGLRVYLPPRPERPLATLAERLKSREAISSILGPIYAGDIISISHPPSARDKRTNAPFVDIAVENDLKALVISYKYSRTELREIAFSLLTKYFELGEREANWVIDSYMHFESVNPASFSTPELAALEHELIETLNPGIVVFHGCEVPWKMIRDLGEGEYWSQLINQLTWLKNKGVLVVRHIGRVDPHFTRMNESLSDVTIRVHYRYEDGVVKPVWKAWRRGGEPLLIDFTSGEVIGKIKEFNEWFRGLIKEKMLKSEIASHST; from the coding sequence GTGAAGGTGGTTTGCACATTGGCCGCTGAACCGGAATTTACGACGGGTATGCGCGAGCTTGATGAGCTGATTGGCGGGATACGGGGCCCTTACATGCTGTTGATCGTGGGTCACCCTGGAGCCGGTAAGAGCACTCTGGCTTCGCAGATCTGCTATGTAAATGCGTTAAAAGGCCACAAGTGCCTTTACATGTCGTTTTATGAGAGCAAAGAGAAGCTGTTCAGGAACGTAGCTAAGCTGGGAATAAACCTCGTGGAAGCGGAGAATAAGGGGTTACTAGTACACGTCAAGCTACCTGTCGCCGCTACCCAGGAAGTACTGGACACCATATCCAGGCTCGTGACCAAGGACTCTTACAGGGTTGTCGTGGTAGACTCCATTAACCCGCTCATGGACTTCCTCAAGAGGAAAGAGCAGAGGGCAATACTACTGAACTTCTTCTACAACCTGGTCGACGCCATCAACGGGCTACTAGTGGTAGTGTCCGAGGTGCCCTTGGGTAAGGAGGCCTTAAGCCTAGGCTCCATAGAGTTCGTGGCGGACGCAATAGTGTACCTCAAGCACAGGGTGTCACGTGGCCTAGTAACGCGGATACTCGAAATAAGGAAGGTGAGGGGGGCACCGCTCACGGTAGTGGAGGTCCCGTTCAGCATCATCAACGTAAAGGGGTTAAGGGTATACCTTCCACCTAGGCCCGAAAGGCCGCTCGCAACTCTAGCGGAGAGGTTGAAATCGCGCGAAGCAATAAGTAGCATTCTCGGGCCCATATACGCCGGTGACATCATATCCATCAGCCACCCTCCCAGCGCCCGCGACAAGAGAACTAATGCACCCTTCGTCGACATAGCCGTAGAGAACGACTTAAAGGCGCTGGTGATCTCCTACAAGTATTCTCGCACTGAGCTCCGAGAGATCGCGTTCTCGTTGCTAACAAAGTACTTTGAGCTAGGAGAGAGGGAAGCAAACTGGGTTATAGACAGCTACATGCACTTCGAGTCGGTAAACCCGGCGTCCTTTTCCACACCCGAACTAGCAGCCTTGGAGCACGAGCTCATCGAAACGCTGAACCCCGGTATAGTGGTGTTTCACGGATGTGAAGTGCCGTGGAAGATGATCAGGGACCTGGGCGAGGGGGAGTACTGGTCGCAGCTCATTAACCAGTTAACGTGGCTCAAGAACAAAGGCGTGCTGGTGGTGAGGCACATCGGTAGAGTGGACCCGCACTTCACCAGGATGAACGAGTCCCTTTCAGACGTAACCATAAGAGTACATTACAGGTATGAAGACGGGGTGGTAAAGCCCGTGTGGAAGGCTTGGAGGCGTGGAGGCGAACCGCTCTTAATAGACTTCACGAGCGGAGAGGTCATTGGAAAAATAAAGGAGTTCAATGAGTGGTTTAGAGGGCTCATCAAGGAGAAAATGCTTAAATCGGAAATAGCCTCTCATAGCACCTAG
- a CDS encoding alpha/beta fold hydrolase — translation MCVLKYSEVIKLLEDLVNTPTHVLVGYGKGDLLVLRSDEGGFSSLWVLDVKSLSKKKIAKRPVSLEAEMPVKTNRVVYAVDVARGREQHVVYVVDLDRVEEEVQVDMEPVRVMSLVDTGERAFFTGATSEDVAIYMVEDGKAEKLYKLPRGFAFVTSANEHMVTGYGVLAGNPFSMEVFVYNVQSSEFKVYTPKPGSVNKEPVITEKNKLVFASSAFTEERDILVELDLEEEEFRELRLPGNDYYEYLPVEHVHYNQYEGKWLIVGKRNGRTKIFMNGYEIAPISGVAHRAVYVNDKIYYSYSSLRKPSEVVELDVKHRTSRVILESRPPREVESVLGDVKFEKVRTPSNLDIPVWIIESSKAGRPGPTVIYVHGGPWAEVADAWRVTLIALVATGFNVVAPNFRGSTGYGEWFKKMNIGDPGGGDLEDVVAVTKWALETGLASKVLIAGYSYGGYMTLWAMSNEPELYDCGVAGASVVDWEEMYGLSDAVFKAFIDVLFAGKRELLRERSPINKAPNITRPLCIIHPQNDSRTPLKPALRLLSLLLERGKSFEAHIVPDLGHAINTVEDAMKILLPMVSFLRKCAEVERG, via the coding sequence GTGTGCGTCTTGAAGTATAGCGAAGTGATCAAGCTCCTGGAAGACCTCGTAAATACCCCTACACACGTGCTTGTAGGCTACGGTAAGGGAGACCTACTAGTTCTGCGCTCCGATGAAGGCGGTTTCAGTAGCTTATGGGTACTTGACGTGAAGTCACTAAGTAAAAAGAAGATCGCGAAAAGGCCCGTCTCGCTCGAAGCGGAGATGCCGGTAAAAACCAACCGGGTCGTTTACGCGGTAGACGTTGCACGTGGAAGGGAACAACACGTGGTTTACGTAGTGGATCTGGATAGGGTTGAAGAGGAGGTCCAAGTGGACATGGAGCCCGTGAGGGTAATGAGCCTCGTTGACACCGGGGAGAGGGCGTTTTTCACTGGGGCGACATCCGAGGACGTTGCCATATACATGGTCGAAGACGGTAAAGCGGAGAAGCTCTACAAGCTGCCGCGCGGGTTTGCCTTCGTAACGAGTGCTAACGAGCACATGGTAACAGGGTATGGCGTGCTCGCGGGAAACCCCTTCAGCATGGAGGTGTTCGTTTACAACGTGCAGAGCAGCGAGTTCAAAGTGTATACCCCTAAACCTGGCAGTGTGAACAAAGAACCGGTCATAACTGAAAAGAACAAGCTGGTCTTCGCATCAAGCGCCTTTACGGAGGAAAGGGACATCCTCGTAGAACTGGATCTCGAGGAAGAGGAGTTTCGAGAACTCAGACTACCCGGTAACGACTACTACGAGTACCTGCCCGTAGAGCACGTGCACTATAATCAGTACGAGGGAAAATGGCTCATAGTGGGTAAAAGGAACGGTAGAACGAAGATATTCATGAACGGCTACGAAATCGCGCCGATCAGCGGAGTGGCCCACAGGGCCGTTTACGTCAACGATAAAATTTACTACAGCTACTCCTCGCTGAGAAAGCCTAGCGAGGTGGTCGAATTAGATGTTAAACACCGTACTAGCCGTGTTATACTGGAGAGCAGGCCACCCAGAGAGGTTGAAAGTGTACTCGGGGACGTGAAGTTCGAGAAAGTAAGGACGCCGAGTAACCTGGATATCCCGGTGTGGATTATTGAAAGCAGTAAAGCGGGTAGGCCGGGACCTACCGTGATATACGTTCACGGCGGTCCGTGGGCCGAGGTAGCAGACGCGTGGAGAGTAACCTTAATCGCGCTGGTGGCAACGGGTTTCAACGTCGTTGCACCTAACTTCAGAGGATCGACGGGCTATGGTGAGTGGTTTAAGAAGATGAATATCGGCGATCCGGGTGGGGGGGATCTGGAGGACGTGGTAGCTGTCACGAAGTGGGCCTTGGAAACGGGTCTTGCGAGTAAGGTGCTCATTGCCGGGTACAGCTACGGGGGTTACATGACGCTGTGGGCGATGTCCAACGAGCCGGAGTTATATGACTGCGGCGTGGCCGGCGCCAGCGTCGTTGACTGGGAGGAGATGTACGGCTTAAGCGATGCGGTATTCAAGGCATTCATAGACGTGCTTTTCGCAGGTAAGCGCGAATTGCTAAGAGAGCGCTCGCCTATCAACAAAGCACCGAATATCACGAGGCCGCTGTGCATCATACACCCGCAGAACGATAGTAGGACCCCGTTAAAGCCCGCCCTTAGGCTCCTTTCACTGCTACTAGAACGCGGTAAGAGCTTTGAGGCGCACATAGTGCCCGACCTAGGACACGCCATTAACACCGTTGAAGACGCCATGAAAATACTGCTACCAATGGTATCGTTCCTGAGAAAGTGCGCGGAGGTAGAAAGAGGTTAG
- a CDS encoding YkgJ family cysteine cluster protein: MNSRAFSCLRCSKCCFFSDRKECPIVLPHEARYIALLAEHMGIPEPRFERLPAGFYVWIVSGYCPFYDEASKACRIHGEKPLACRMFPLLVNPSTLELSVSSACEWIRRNIDELADLGESVEKVFPSEFSAVKELVTVLYKSAEGGLVSLMLLGDNVKEVFRELASKCTIIKFIESNVVEGLHLMLLSDCSEDYVKSVLHDPGKEVSISHIGKVQVPAKPAEEG, encoded by the coding sequence TGTAGCAAGTGCTGCTTCTTTTCAGATAGAAAGGAGTGCCCAATTGTACTACCCCACGAGGCGAGGTACATCGCTCTCCTCGCCGAGCATATGGGTATCCCCGAACCGCGGTTTGAACGTCTACCCGCAGGCTTCTACGTGTGGATCGTGAGTGGTTACTGCCCGTTCTACGACGAGGCTAGTAAGGCTTGTAGAATACACGGCGAGAAGCCCCTTGCGTGTAGGATGTTTCCGCTACTCGTAAACCCGTCGACGCTAGAACTCTCAGTCTCATCCGCCTGTGAGTGGATCAGGAGAAACATAGACGAGCTAGCCGACTTGGGTGAAAGCGTCGAAAAGGTTTTTCCCTCGGAATTCAGTGCTGTGAAAGAGCTAGTAACGGTGCTCTACAAGAGCGCAGAAGGCGGCTTGGTGTCATTGATGCTTCTCGGCGATAATGTAAAAGAAGTGTTTAGGGAATTAGCAAGCAAGTGCACCATTATTAAGTTCATAGAAAGCAACGTGGTTGAGGGACTACACTTAATGCTGCTCTCAGATTGCAGTGAGGACTACGTCAAGAGCGTGCTCCACGACCCCGGCAAAGAGGTGAGCATCTCGCACATAGGTAAGGTCCAAGTACCAGCTAAACCCGCTGAAGAGGGCTGA
- a CDS encoding radical SAM protein — protein sequence MRGLLRKVRCDHDCEERSLLYYALLRYSGCRVNCPPSLRFLLSIFDLAIKVGVTVMGGDEEELKRALRDPAIARGVETVLRGIALYGVTTPQKLPAPFMVVWNFTNACNLRCSHCYQRAGTPQPAELSLTEKLKVVEELDEAGVAAIALSGGEPTLCPDYLVVVKEAARRGMYVGIATNGWRFADFDELKKAVDAGLRYLEVSVDSANPRKHNAFRGVEGSWERAVKALENGVKLGINPAMATTVTKMNLDEVDDIIELAESIGVRRVVFFNFIPTGRGRDLVNLDLEPEEREEFMRLIYREMVKRKMEIYTTAPQYGRVVLQMSRGSVVAPTHHAVSKDPVTKALAEYIGGCGAGRIYAALQPDGEVAPCVFMPIRLGSVREESFIRIWNEHPLVQRLKSKEGLGGFCGLCPYRYVCGGCRARAYAYLGDPFGPDVGCVNNRKYYDALKGTENNPGIME from the coding sequence TTGAGAGGGCTCCTTAGGAAGGTGCGCTGCGACCACGACTGCGAGGAGAGGTCCCTTCTCTACTACGCCCTACTTAGGTATAGTGGGTGTAGGGTGAACTGTCCTCCTAGCCTACGCTTCCTGCTCTCCATATTCGACCTCGCGATCAAGGTGGGGGTCACGGTTATGGGGGGTGATGAAGAGGAGTTGAAGAGGGCGTTAAGGGACCCCGCCATAGCGCGTGGCGTGGAAACCGTGTTACGGGGCATAGCCCTCTACGGGGTCACCACCCCGCAGAAGCTCCCAGCACCCTTCATGGTGGTGTGGAACTTCACGAACGCGTGTAACCTACGCTGCTCACACTGCTATCAGCGGGCCGGAACCCCACAACCTGCGGAGCTCTCCCTCACCGAGAAGTTAAAGGTAGTGGAGGAGCTGGATGAGGCAGGCGTTGCCGCCATAGCGTTAAGTGGTGGTGAACCAACTCTCTGCCCGGACTACCTGGTGGTTGTGAAGGAGGCGGCTAGGAGGGGGATGTACGTCGGCATCGCTACTAATGGATGGCGCTTCGCGGACTTCGACGAGCTGAAGAAGGCAGTGGACGCCGGGCTCAGGTACCTCGAGGTCTCAGTAGACTCTGCTAATCCGAGGAAGCACAACGCCTTCAGGGGGGTGGAAGGCTCGTGGGAACGGGCCGTTAAGGCCCTCGAGAACGGTGTGAAGCTGGGCATAAACCCCGCCATGGCCACCACGGTAACCAAGATGAACCTAGACGAAGTTGATGACATAATTGAGCTGGCCGAGAGCATAGGGGTCAGGAGAGTGGTCTTCTTCAACTTCATACCCACGGGGAGAGGCAGGGACCTCGTTAACCTCGACCTCGAACCCGAGGAAAGGGAGGAATTTATGAGGCTCATCTACAGGGAGATGGTGAAGAGGAAAATGGAGATATACACGACGGCCCCCCAGTACGGTAGGGTCGTGCTGCAGATGAGTAGGGGATCCGTAGTCGCGCCCACACACCATGCGGTTAGCAAAGACCCAGTGACTAAGGCGCTGGCCGAGTACATTGGCGGTTGCGGTGCTGGGAGAATTTACGCCGCACTACAGCCTGATGGAGAGGTCGCCCCCTGCGTGTTCATGCCCATAAGGCTGGGAAGCGTAAGGGAAGAGAGCTTTATCAGGATATGGAACGAGCACCCACTAGTCCAGAGGCTTAAAAGTAAAGAAGGCCTAGGAGGCTTCTGCGGGCTCTGCCCTTATAGGTACGTGTGCGGCGGGTGTAGAGCCCGAGCCTACGCTTACCTAGGCGACCCATTCGGCCCAGACGTGGGGTGCGTGAATAACAGGAAATACTACGATGCATTGAAAGGAACGGAAAATAACCCTGGTATCATGGAATAG
- a CDS encoding pH regulation protein F, whose translation MIILYLLSAVLFLYGVMRGSRVFDRVLAIDTLSYDLAVFMAMISLSSRHILAVCMIPIALWAYTL comes from the coding sequence ATGATCATACTCTATTTACTCTCAGCCGTCTTATTCCTATACGGAGTTATGCGTGGATCAAGAGTATTTGACCGAGTACTAGCTATTGATACACTGAGCTATGATCTAGCGGTATTCATGGCTATGATATCACTATCAAGTAGGCATATCCTCGCAGTATGCATGATCCCAATAGCACTATGGGCATACACACTTTAG